From the Lolium rigidum isolate FL_2022 chromosome 2, APGP_CSIRO_Lrig_0.1, whole genome shotgun sequence genome, one window contains:
- the LOC124689595 gene encoding protein MAIN-LIKE 2-like, producing the protein MDTSTDSFDRTGLPFKEETDDELGVRHARMKLACSPTRFANTIKGFSPAHITAIEGKTGLAGLLKLQNTSLRRIMPVRIAKRYNRDKKTIWIRGKDIPITETDVAQIMDLPTQGEDINLRTKGSENIELFNAYQSNGKLMVSALEKQIRSSTYPDDHFIRQFVLYAIGTILAPSANDYVDRKYLTLVENVADIPSFNWGCFTLTHLLDSILKFQYLDQTSLQGNLPLLQVWYWEHLRAGAASYAPRPPPLMARWDEANATLRTTAYALGGPDRGDVLFYT; encoded by the exons ATGGATACTTCCACTGATAGTTTTGATCGCACAGGGTTACCATTCAAAGAAGAAACAGATGAC GAATTAGGTGTAAGACATGCAAGAATGAAGTTGGCATGCTCACCAACTAGATTTGCAAACACCATAAAAGGTTTCTCACCTGCCCACATAACGGCCATTGAAGGAAAAACCGGACTTGCAGGACTCCTAAAACTGCAGAACACGTCTCTACGACGTATTATGCCAGTGAGGATTGCCAAGCGATACAACAgagataagaaaactatttggatCCGTGGTAAGGATATTCCTATAACCGAAACGGACGTGGCCCAAATAATGGATCTTCCGACACAAGGGGAGGATATCAACCTCCGCACAAAAGGATCAGAAAACATAGAATTGTTTAATGCTTACCAATCAAACGGCAAACTTATGGTGTCTGCCCTTGAGAAGCAGATTAGAAGCTCCACATATCCTGATGATCACTTCATTAGACAATTTGTTTTGTATGCCATTGGCACTATTTTAGCACCCTCAGCAAATGACTATGTGGATCGCAAATATTTGACCCTTGTTGAGAATGTGGCAGATATTCCCAGTTTTAACTGGGGGTGTTTCACACTCACTCACTTGTTGGATTCCATCCTAAAATTTCAATACCTAGATCAAACTTCTCTTCAGGGAAATTTACCCTTGCTGCAA GTTTGGTACTGGGAGCACCTCCGTGCTGGGGCGGCTTCTTATGCTCCTAGACCACCTCCGCTGATGGCGCGATGGGATGAAGCCAACGCAACCTTAAGAACGACGGCTTATGCTCTTGGAGGACCAGATCGAGGAGATGTGCTATTCTATACATAA
- the LOC124691652 gene encoding uncharacterized protein LOC124691652 — translation MHWHLLVLNFDKEEIQVLNSLPLIRDEAKETTLVECIQTCIIEAVQGGLVQTPGPINITEWKKVCYTNIPQQEDGYSCGSYTLKYMLYWDGEKMTDDFTQAQIHIFNWKICTSLLRSDCNTLRLESYEKPILKKAYKARMAKLDKDNAADDDIQVMSNPNDASKKEESPPNDASIKEISPPRPIGSQKRKRGRPRKIETLKPTNPVKDQYKLATDAVTGLVEGRARRKSNPGPQQVSPYKEL, via the exons ATGCACTGGCATCTACTTGTGTTGAATTTCGACAAAGAAGAGATTCAAGTCCTCAACTCTCTGCCGCTTATTCGTGACGAGGCCAAAGAAACTACACTGGTGGAGTGCATTCAGACATGCATCATAGAAGCAGTCCAGGGCGGCTTGGTACAAACACCAGGTCCCATCAACATTACAGAGTGGAAAAAAGTATGCTATACAAACATCCCACAACAGGAGGATGG CTATTCTTGCGGGTCATACACTCTGAAATACATGTTGTATTGGGACGGAGAAAAGATGACCGATGATTTCACACAG GCACAAATTCATATTTTCAACTGGAAAATATGTACAAGCCTTCTACGTTCAGATTGTAACACGCTTCGACTAGAATCCTATGAGAAACCTATACTG AAGAAGGCCTACAAAGCTAGAATGGCAAAGCTTGACAAAGACAATGCTGCAGATGACGACATCCAGGTAATGAGCAATCCAAATGATGCCAGCAAAAAGGAAGAAAGCCCTCCAAATGATGCCAGCATAAAGGAAATCAGCCCTCCAAGGCCAATTGGCAGCCAAAAGCGGAAACGCGGGCGTCCAAGGAAGATTGAAACTCTTAAACCTACTAATCCCGTAAAGGATCAATATAAATTAGCCACAGATGCTGTCACTGGGCTTGTGGAGGGAAGAGCACGCAGGAAATCAAATCCTGGGCCCCAACAGGTCAGCCCATACAAGGAACTATGA